From the Ralstonia wenshanensis genome, the window CCGGCTTCCCCGGCTTCACGCCAGACGCCTGCCTCATCAACCGCTATGTGCCTGGTGCCCGCATGTCGCTCCATCAAGACAAGGACGAACAGGATTACGGCGCGCCCATCGTCTCCGTGTCGCTTGGCATGCCGGCCGTCTTCCTGTTTGGCGGACATCGCCGCGCAGACAAGGCGCAGCGCATTCCCCTTTTTCACGGCGATGTCGTCGTCTGGGGTGGCCCGGACCGCCTGCGCTATCACGGCGTAGCGCCGCTCAAAGACCACCCGCACGCACTGCTGGGCAGCCAGCGCATCAACCTCACGTTCCGCAAGGCCGGCTGACCGGCAAACCAGCGCATGACCATTGCCGCAGACCTGTCCGAAAGCGCCTACCGGCAAGCCGAAACATTTCTGTCGACGCTGGACGAAGACTGGGCTCGCCATATCGCTGCGATCGGACCGTGCCGCCACGCCGCCAAGCCTGCGCGCGAACCTTATGAAGCGCTGATGCGCGCGATCGCCTACCAGCAGCTGCACGCCAAGGCCGGTGACGCCATCCTCGGACGTTTCCTCGCGCTGTATCCGGCCGCCGCTTTTCCCGCACCGCAGCAGGTGCTCGCGACGGACGAGGCAGCGCTGCGCACCTGCGGTTTCTCCGGGACCAAACTGGCGACCATTCGCGGCATTGCACAAGCCGCGCTCGATGGCGTCGTCCCCACGCGCGAACAGGCGTTGTCCATGCCAGACGAAGCGCTCATCGACCGGCTGGTAACACTGCGCGGAGTTGGCCGCTGGACGGTCGAAATGCTGCTGATCTACACGCTGGAGCGCTCGGACATCCTGCCCGCAGATGATTTCGGCGTACGCGACGGTTATCGCCGCCTGAAGCGGCTCGACACCACGCCCACACGCAAGCAGATGGAAACACTCGGGCTTGCGTGGAGCCCGTATCGCACCGTCGCGGCCTGGTATCTATGGCGGGTGCCCGTCAATGTTTCAGGCGCGTGAATTCGGCAAGTCTTGCGCCAGATCACGCCCCAACGACATATCGCTTGCGCGACATATGTCACGCCGGGATCATGCGAAAACCTTGAATTCCCGTGCGACGTTCGCTTTACTGGAAAACGTTCGCGCGCCATTTGCGCCGCCTTTATTGGTCGAGTCATCGTGGAACAGCCCCAAAACGTCGACGCGCAACGTAAATCCGAAGAGCTGCGGAGCTTCCTGTTTCTGACGGTCGTCATGGTGCCGGTTCTTTCCGTCATTATCGTGGCCGGATATGGCTTTATCGTGTGGGCAACCCAATTGCTGAGCGGTCCGCCAACGCATTGATATACGCCCGGGGGGTTCCGAGGGCGAGTCGGGTTGTATGTTCGCGCAGCACTGATTAGAAAAAGGCGTGCATCGCCAAAACAGCGTCATGCGAAACACAAGAAAAATAGATATCCCCGTTCGGCCGGCGCCGCTTGATGACGACGAGTGGCATATCGCGGGCGTCCTGGTCCAGACGCGGCCAACCCATATTGCATCCGTCAGCAAGTCCATCGAAGCCATCGCCGGCAGCGAAATCCATGCGGCCAGCGACAACGGCAAGCTCGTAGTCACGCTTGAGGCGCCCAGCTCGCGGGCCATCGCAGCCCACCTGACATTCATTCAACAGATCGACGGTGTGCTGAACACCGCCCTGATCTATCAGCACAACGAAATGGCCGACGCCATGAATGAGGAAATGGACGATGAAAGTCTCTCGCCGCGCGTTCATTAAGCAAACCGCTGCCGCCGCCACCGCTTCGGTAGCTGGCGTCACGCTTCCTGCTGGCGCCGCCAACCTCGTCACCGACAAAGAGCTGACGCAGCTCAAGTGGTCGAAGGCACCTTGCCGATTCTGCGGCACGGGCTGCGGTGTTGAAGTCGCCGTCAAGGACAACCGCGTGGTGGCCACGCAGGGCGACCCGAAGGCCGAGGTCAATCGGGGCCTGAACTGCGTCAAGGGGTACTTCCTCTCGAAGATCATGTACGGCAAGGACCGGCTGACCCAGCCGCTGCTGCGCATGAAGAATGGCAAGTACGACAAGAACGGCGATTTCACGCCCGTGAGCTGGGACCGTGCGTTCGACGAGATGGCGGTGCAGTTCAAGCGCGTCATCAAGGAAAAGGGCCCGACCGCTGTCGGCATGTTCGGCTCGGGCCAGTGGACGATCTTTGAGGGCTACGCTGCCGTCAAGCTGATGAAGGCGGGCTTCCGCTCGAACAACCTCGACCCCAACGCACGCCATTGCATGGCCTCGGCCGTGGCCGGCTTCATGCGCACCTTCGGCATGGACGAGCCGATGGGCTGCTACGACGACTTCGAAGTCGCCGACGCGTTCGTGCTCTGGGGCTCGAACATGGCCGAGATGCACCCGATCCTGTGGTCGCGTGTGACAGACCGACGCCTGTCGGCGCCCAAGACGAAGGTCGCGGTGCTCTCGACGTTCACGCATCGCTCGTTCGATCTGGCCGATATTCCGATCGTCTTCACGCCGCAGGCCGACCTCGCGATGCTCAACTACATCGCGAACTACATCATCACCAACAAGAAGGTCAACACGGACTTCGTCAACAAGCACACCGTCTTCAAGCAAGGGGCAACCGACATCGGCTACGGCCTGCGGCCCGACAACCCGCTGCAGAAGGCCGCCAAGAACGCCGACAAGGTGGGCGACTCCAAGCCGATTTCGTTCGACGAGTTCGCCAAGTTTGTCTCGACGTACGACCTGGACTACACCACCAAGCTGGCGAACCCGGACAAGAGCAAGGAGAAGGAATTCAAGCAGCAGCTCCAGAAGCTTGCCGAGCTGTATGCCGATCCGAAGATCAAGGTCGTGTCGTTCTGGACCATGGGTTTCAACCAGCACACCCGCGGCACCTGGGCGAACAACATGATCTACAACCTGCACCTGCTGACAGGGAAGATCGCCACGCCGGGCAACAGCCCGTTCTCGCTGACGGGCCAGCCTTCGGCCTGCGGCACCGCACGCGAGGTGGGCACATTCTCGCACCGCTTGCCGGCCGACATGGTGGTGACCAACCCGAAGCACCGCGAAGAGGCCGAACACATCTGGAAGTTGCCGGCTGGCACGATCCCGGAAAAGCCGGGCTATCACGCCGTGCTGCAGAACCGCATGCTGAAGGACGGCAAGCTCAATGCTTACTGGGTGCAGGTCAACAACAACATCCAGGCCGGCGCCAACCTTGAACAGGAAGGCTATCCGGGCTACCGCAATCCGGCGAACTTCATCGTTGTCTCGGACGTGTATCCAACCGTCACCGCGCTGGCCGCCGACCTGATCCTCCCGAGCGCGATGTGGGTGGAGAAGGAAGGCGCCTACGGCAACGCCGAGCGCCGCACGCAGTTCTGGCATCAGCTCGTGGATGCGCCGGGTGAGGCGCGTTCCGACCTGTGGCAGTTGGTCGAGTTTTCCAAGCGTTTCAAGGTGGAAGAAGTCTGGCCGGAAGACCTCATCGCCAAGAAGCCGGAGCTGCGCGGCAAGACGCTCTACGACGTGCTCTACCGCAACGGCAACGTCGACAAGTTCCCCCTCAAGGACGTCGACCCGGAATACAACAATGCCGAAGCCAAGGCGTTCGGCTTCTACCTCCAGAAGGGCCTGTTCGAAGAGTACGCAAGCTTCGGGCGCGGCCACGGCCACGACCTGGCACCGTTCGACGACTATCACAAGGCGCGCGGATTGCGCTGGCCGGTGGTCAACGGCAAGGAAACGCGCTGGCGCTACAAAGAAGGCAGCGATCCCTACGTCAAGGCTGGCACCGGCTATCAGTTCTATGGCAACCCGGACGGCAAGGCGGTGATCTTCGCCCTGCCCTATGAGGCTCCGCCGGAAGTGCCGGACAAGGAATACCCGTTCTGGTTGTCGACTGGCCGCGTGCTGGAGCACTGGCACTCGGGTTCGAT encodes:
- a CDS encoding DNA-3-methyladenine glycosylase family protein; the encoded protein is MTIAADLSESAYRQAETFLSTLDEDWARHIAAIGPCRHAAKPAREPYEALMRAIAYQQLHAKAGDAILGRFLALYPAAAFPAPQQVLATDEAALRTCGFSGTKLATIRGIAQAALDGVVPTREQALSMPDEALIDRLVTLRGVGRWTVEMLLIYTLERSDILPADDFGVRDGYRRLKRLDTTPTRKQMETLGLAWSPYRTVAAWYLWRVPVNVSGA
- the napE gene encoding periplasmic nitrate reductase, NapE protein codes for the protein MEQPQNVDAQRKSEELRSFLFLTVVMVPVLSVIIVAGYGFIVWATQLLSGPPTH
- a CDS encoding chaperone NapD; its protein translation is MRNTRKIDIPVRPAPLDDDEWHIAGVLVQTRPTHIASVSKSIEAIAGSEIHAASDNGKLVVTLEAPSSRAIAAHLTFIQQIDGVLNTALIYQHNEMADAMNEEMDDESLSPRVH
- the napA gene encoding periplasmic nitrate reductase subunit alpha; the protein is MKVSRRAFIKQTAAAATASVAGVTLPAGAANLVTDKELTQLKWSKAPCRFCGTGCGVEVAVKDNRVVATQGDPKAEVNRGLNCVKGYFLSKIMYGKDRLTQPLLRMKNGKYDKNGDFTPVSWDRAFDEMAVQFKRVIKEKGPTAVGMFGSGQWTIFEGYAAVKLMKAGFRSNNLDPNARHCMASAVAGFMRTFGMDEPMGCYDDFEVADAFVLWGSNMAEMHPILWSRVTDRRLSAPKTKVAVLSTFTHRSFDLADIPIVFTPQADLAMLNYIANYIITNKKVNTDFVNKHTVFKQGATDIGYGLRPDNPLQKAAKNADKVGDSKPISFDEFAKFVSTYDLDYTTKLANPDKSKEKEFKQQLQKLAELYADPKIKVVSFWTMGFNQHTRGTWANNMIYNLHLLTGKIATPGNSPFSLTGQPSACGTAREVGTFSHRLPADMVVTNPKHREEAEHIWKLPAGTIPEKPGYHAVLQNRMLKDGKLNAYWVQVNNNIQAGANLEQEGYPGYRNPANFIVVSDVYPTVTALAADLILPSAMWVEKEGAYGNAERRTQFWHQLVDAPGEARSDLWQLVEFSKRFKVEEVWPEDLIAKKPELRGKTLYDVLYRNGNVDKFPLKDVDPEYNNAEAKAFGFYLQKGLFEEYASFGRGHGHDLAPFDDYHKARGLRWPVVNGKETRWRYKEGSDPYVKAGTGYQFYGNPDGKAVIFALPYEAPPEVPDKEYPFWLSTGRVLEHWHSGSMTRRVPELYRAFPNAVCFMHPEDAKALGLRRGVEVEVISRRGKMRTRIETRGRNQPPKGLVFVPWFDASQLINKVTLDATCPISLQTDFKKCAVKIVKV